One segment of Cyprinus carpio isolate SPL01 chromosome B20, ASM1834038v1, whole genome shotgun sequence DNA contains the following:
- the LOC109053952 gene encoding cytochrome c oxidase assembly factor 7-like has translation MFWTDAFIIHYQKSIFLQVLAQLISDEGQELWPRDLQSLYASDRESVSSHMAGLINFEDEREVKQFLDNLGVEYSYQCHREKDPEGCQRLADYLEGVKKNYESTAQVLKHNCEVNGHGESCYKLGAYHVTGKGGVTECLKTAYSCFMKACNSKGKKSVDACHNIALLAHDGRAMEGGVDAKVAQQYYEKACEGGFAPSCFNLSALLIQGSPGVDKNMPLALKYALRACELGHVWGCANASRMYKLGDGTDKDDQKAEELKNRARELHGQQKERQLKFGE, from the exons ATGTTTTGGACGGATGCGTTTATTATTCATTATCAAAAATCAATTTTCCTGCAAGTTCTTGCACAACTAATCAGTGACGAAGGTCAGGAGTTGTGGCCGCGAGACCTTCAGTCGCTGTATGCAAGTGATCGAGAATCAGTCAGCAGTCACATGGCCGGGTTGATTAACTTTGAGGACGAACGGGAGGTGAAGCAGTTTCTGGATAATTTAGGAGTGGAGTACAGCTATCAGTGTCACCGGGAGAAGGATCCTGAAG GATGTCAGAGGTTGGCAGATTATTTGGAGGGTGTGAAGAAGAACTATGAGTCCACAGCCCAGGTCCTCAAGCACAACTGCGAGGTGAACGGCCACGGAGAGAGCTGCTATAAGCTCGGCGCTTACCATGTCACCGGCAAAG GTGGTGTGACGGAGTGTTTAAAGACTGCATACTCCTGTTTTATGAAGGCATGTAACAGCAAAGGAAAGAAGTCAGTGGATGCTTGTCACAACATAGCTCTGCTTGCCCATGACGGGCGAGCCATGGAGGGGGGAGTTGATGCGAAGGTGGCTCAGCAGTACTACGAGAAGGCTTGTGAGGGAGGCTTCGCCCCCAGCTGTTTCAACCTAAGCGCTCTTTTAATCCAGGGATCTCCAGGGGTGGACAAAAACATGCCGCTGGCTCTAAAGTACGCCCTGCGAGCCTGCGAGCTGGGACACGTGTGGGGCTGCGCTAATGCCAGTCGCATGTACAAACTGGGTGACGGGACAGATAAAGATGATCAGAAAGCAGAGGAGCTAAAGAACAGGGCCAGAGAACTCCACGGACAGCAGAAAGAACGCCAACTGAAATTTGGGGAGTGA